Proteins from a genomic interval of Hornefia porci:
- a CDS encoding GNAT family N-acetyltransferase has product MSEVLIMESKNLIVRETAFDDCAVFAEWENSEDVREFFTMEDDRDYQEIVTEFILYGPDPEKKLFTITLKPSGKPIGRIYLSRINRADDSLDLTRIYIADPENRNKGYGEEAIRMILEYAFINLHMERVTIDHFVKNEIARHLYHKIGFQDEGTMRHAGKKNGKYYDLCLMSMLRAEYYDKIHSK; this is encoded by the coding sequence GTGAGTGAAGTATTGATCATGGAATCGAAAAATCTGATTGTAAGAGAAACGGCGTTCGACGACTGCGCCGTCTTTGCGGAGTGGGAAAACAGCGAGGACGTCAGGGAATTTTTCACGATGGAGGACGACCGCGACTATCAGGAGATCGTCACGGAGTTCATCCTTTACGGTCCGGATCCCGAGAAGAAGCTGTTCACGATCACTCTGAAGCCTTCCGGAAAACCCATAGGCCGGATTTACCTGTCCCGGATCAACCGGGCGGACGACAGTCTGGACCTGACGCGGATTTACATCGCGGATCCGGAGAACCGGAACAAAGGATACGGGGAAGAGGCCATACGGATGATTCTGGAATACGCGTTCATCAATCTCCATATGGAACGCGTGACGATTGATCACTTTGTTAAAAACGAGATCGCGCGCCACCTGTATCATAAAATCGGATTCCAGGATGAAGGGACCATGCGCCACGCAGGAAAAAAGAACGGAAAATATTATGATCTGTGCCTGATGTCGATGCTCCGCGCCGAGTATTACGATAAAATCCATTCCAAATAG
- a CDS encoding peptidase dimerization domain-containing protein gives MINKKITSVVLIFFLMAAAALLSACGATGSAKSETTSQEDLTSKISSKIDAYTTDLMDSRDSMKSNRAIRRYLQSWAKSKGIRCETDSAGNVIMSVSSSKKYKDAAPTVIVCPYDYLEFDNYSRPVAMALYTIKNNESTGKLTVIFTCENGHDLSGVKALNKKYFTDDASVFCLNAANQGLFSLKSGASSTYRFTQSVKRISPTLTKAYKITIKGLSATQPDSQISEATNPITRLESLLVSLKNRNISYEIASFRGGENTNLYAASATLTVVIDANKEKSFLDKMQEVTERFNEDKSKMHPGATYTYKEVNLPSSVIRRSDGSRLVSFMYTLLDGVYEKDEDSGDLVSINNVSQIDTSGNRVQISSVAYSLSETNLKTIDTDARTLCNLSDIRFSKTGSIPMWTGKEDTEFTKSVASAYKKTTGKTLNYNDSVTATSASYVARKNSKCNIISITLNENILKDCTGTMINYLINSLPEDGD, from the coding sequence ATGATTAACAAAAAAATCACATCCGTTGTGCTGATTTTTTTTCTTATGGCTGCTGCAGCGCTCCTGTCAGCGTGCGGCGCCACAGGCAGCGCCAAGTCAGAAACCACATCACAGGAGGATCTCACATCCAAGATTTCATCCAAGATCGACGCATATACCACCGATCTCATGGACTCCAGAGATTCCATGAAGAGCAACCGGGCAATCCGCCGGTATCTTCAGAGCTGGGCGAAATCCAAAGGCATACGTTGCGAAACCGACAGCGCAGGCAATGTCATCATGAGCGTCAGTTCTTCTAAGAAATATAAGGATGCGGCGCCTACGGTAATCGTCTGCCCGTATGATTATCTGGAATTTGACAATTACAGCAGACCCGTCGCAATGGCGCTCTACACCATTAAAAACAATGAATCGACGGGGAAACTCACCGTGATCTTCACATGTGAGAACGGGCACGACCTCTCGGGAGTCAAGGCGCTGAACAAAAAATACTTCACCGACGACGCCAGCGTGTTCTGCCTGAACGCCGCGAACCAGGGGCTGTTCTCACTGAAATCCGGCGCGAGCTCCACGTACCGGTTCACGCAGAGCGTCAAACGGATTTCACCGACGCTGACCAAGGCGTATAAGATCACCATCAAGGGTCTGTCGGCCACTCAGCCCGATTCCCAGATATCAGAGGCAACGAACCCGATCACACGTCTGGAATCGCTGCTGGTTTCGCTGAAGAACCGGAACATCAGCTACGAGATCGCCTCCTTCAGGGGCGGAGAGAACACCAACCTCTATGCAGCCTCGGCCACACTGACCGTCGTCATCGACGCCAACAAGGAAAAGTCCTTCCTTGACAAGATGCAGGAGGTGACGGAGCGGTTCAACGAAGACAAGAGCAAGATGCACCCCGGCGCCACCTACACATATAAGGAAGTCAATCTACCGTCCAGCGTGATCCGCAGATCAGACGGAAGCAGACTGGTCAGCTTCATGTACACCCTGCTCGACGGCGTGTATGAAAAGGACGAGGACAGCGGAGATCTCGTCTCCATCAACAACGTATCCCAGATAGACACCTCGGGAAACCGTGTACAGATCTCCTCCGTCGCTTACAGCCTGAGCGAGACCAACCTGAAAACAATCGATACGGACGCAAGAACACTCTGCAACCTGTCCGATATCAGATTCAGTAAAACCGGTTCCATTCCGATGTGGACAGGAAAAGAGGATACAGAATTTACAAAGAGCGTTGCCTCCGCTTACAAAAAGACGACCGGAAAGACACTGAACTACAACGATTCTGTGACCGCCACCTCCGCCTCCTATGTGGCGCGGAAAAACAGTAAATGCAACATTATCAGCATCACCCTGAACGAGAATATTCTGAAGGACTGTACAGGAACCATGATCAACTATCTGATCAATTCACTTCCTGAGGATGGCGACTGA
- the metF gene encoding methylenetetrahydrofolate reductase [NAD(P)H] — protein sequence MNLKDLFNGEKTVFSFEIFPPKRDADINTIYTTLDQLHYLDPDFISVTYGASGSLANNSTCEIASAIKKQYCLEAAAHLTCVNSTREEIDIMLERLANAGIDNILALRGDRVPDVPPKEDFLHASDLIGYIRSSRYDFGISAACYPEGHPDSPDMIDDIRNLKRKVDAGAEHLISQLFLDNGMFYSFLEKARIAGIDVPIEAGIMPVVNKKQIERMVTLCGATLPEKFIKMMEKFEHKPEAMRDAGIAYATNQIVDLLAHGVDGIHLYTMNNPYIARRICQNVKTLF from the coding sequence TTGAATCTGAAAGATTTGTTCAACGGGGAAAAGACGGTCTTTTCCTTTGAAATCTTCCCGCCGAAGAGAGACGCGGACATTAATACGATTTATACGACGCTGGACCAGCTCCACTACCTGGATCCGGATTTTATCAGCGTGACCTACGGCGCCAGCGGAAGTCTGGCCAATAATTCCACCTGTGAAATCGCGTCGGCGATTAAAAAGCAGTACTGTCTGGAGGCGGCGGCGCATCTGACCTGCGTGAACTCCACCAGGGAGGAGATCGATATCATGCTGGAGCGGCTGGCGAATGCGGGCATCGACAACATTCTGGCTCTGCGGGGCGACCGCGTCCCGGACGTACCGCCCAAGGAGGACTTCCTGCACGCCAGCGACCTGATCGGATATATCCGGTCGAGCCGCTATGATTTCGGAATTTCAGCGGCGTGCTATCCGGAGGGACATCCCGACAGCCCGGATATGATTGACGACATCCGCAACCTGAAACGGAAGGTGGACGCCGGCGCAGAACATCTTATCTCACAGCTGTTCCTCGATAACGGGATGTTCTACTCCTTCCTGGAGAAGGCGAGAATCGCCGGAATAGACGTTCCTATCGAGGCCGGAATCATGCCGGTGGTGAACAAAAAACAGATTGAACGTATGGTGACGCTCTGCGGCGCGACGCTGCCGGAGAAATTCATCAAAATGATGGAAAAATTTGAACATAAGCCGGAGGCGATGCGGGATGCGGGAATCGCCTATGCGACGAACCAGATTGTGGATCTGCTGGCGCACGGAGTAGACGGCATTCACCTCTACACTATGAATAATCCGTATATCGCCAGAAGGATCTGTCAGAATGTTAAAACCTTATTTTAA
- a CDS encoding glycoside hydrolase family 25 protein encodes MRKIKETAGTKGKNRIQKSKKPVKPVRKGKSVRSSGRRGKRKPGGTGRKRRGGFRLRDRRIALITAVVVLAAAAVFLFCISYVVLGSYNGLGEKETIRMNRYSSDALYTRSGLRHYRDKNYRSIPGIDVSVFQGNVDWDKVYDAGIRFAMIRVGYSGSEKGTIHEDENFRKNLKGAKKAGLDVGVYFYSQAITTDEAVREAKYVIRHIRGRGVTYPVVYDMEHTPGDRVGDLTKKEKTEIADAFCTIVQKNSFRPMIYGNPEWLLKNLDLRYLTGYEFWLAHYSRTSYYPYQYAMWQYSSTGKIKGIRKNVDLNIYFVKK; translated from the coding sequence ATGAGAAAAATAAAAGAAACAGCAGGAACAAAAGGAAAAAACAGAATACAGAAGTCAAAAAAGCCGGTGAAACCGGTCAGGAAGGGGAAAAGCGTCCGTTCGTCAGGCCGAAGGGGAAAGCGGAAGCCCGGGGGAACAGGACGGAAACGCCGTGGAGGCTTTCGCCTGCGCGACCGCCGGATCGCGCTCATCACTGCTGTGGTAGTGCTGGCAGCGGCGGCGGTTTTTCTGTTCTGTATCTCCTATGTTGTGCTGGGAAGCTATAACGGTCTGGGAGAAAAGGAAACGATACGGATGAACCGGTACAGCTCCGATGCACTGTACACCAGAAGCGGACTGCGTCATTACCGGGATAAAAATTACCGTTCTATTCCGGGCATCGACGTTTCTGTATTTCAGGGGAACGTGGACTGGGACAAGGTTTACGACGCGGGCATCCGGTTCGCGATGATCCGGGTCGGCTACAGCGGCTCTGAGAAGGGGACGATTCATGAGGACGAGAACTTCCGGAAAAACCTGAAGGGCGCGAAAAAAGCCGGGCTGGACGTCGGCGTTTATTTCTACTCCCAGGCGATTACCACAGATGAAGCGGTCCGGGAAGCGAAATACGTAATCCGGCATATCCGGGGCAGAGGCGTCACTTATCCGGTGGTATACGATATGGAGCATACGCCGGGCGACCGGGTCGGAGATCTCACCAAAAAAGAAAAGACGGAAATCGCAGACGCATTTTGTACAATCGTGCAGAAGAACAGTTTCCGTCCGATGATCTACGGCAATCCGGAATGGCTGCTGAAAAATCTGGATCTCCGATATCTGACGGGGTATGAATTCTGGCTGGCGCATTACAGCAGAACGAGCTATTATCCCTATCAGTATGCGATGTGGCAGTACTCCTCCACAGGTAAAATCAAAGGCATCAGGAAGAACGTGGATCTGAATATCTACTTTGTCAAAAAATAA
- a CDS encoding M20 metallopeptidase family protein → MIDYEELSRQITGFRRDLHRIPELGFFVYRTNAYIRSILEPLDCRIETIAKTGLVAFFDFGREKTLCYRADMDGLPIEEETGVPYASENEGCMHACGHDGHMANMLGFARILNRYKEEGVRFHYNALLLFQPAEETIEGARTIIGTDLFNEFNVTAIFGLHMWPFLEKGEITTKPGPMMAKSTNVHIEIHGLSAHCGEPEKGHDALVAACRFIDLVYDYKDEHIRERSVLKFGKMRSGTVRNAISDYTVIEGTMRTFEEQTWKKLVNAMKHYARQVARRYQVTIDVDTSKYHPAVVNSPELYDKVKGELLEHHMNFVALRRPSMIAEDFSFFEKEIPGLFFWLGTGTGIPLHASTFNFDESVLIEGVKLFNTIFTEFDDFNAAPIEEPAV, encoded by the coding sequence ATGATAGACTACGAAGAATTGTCAAGACAGATAACCGGGTTCCGAAGAGATCTGCACCGGATCCCGGAGCTTGGTTTTTTCGTCTACAGGACGAACGCCTACATCCGCAGCATCCTGGAACCGCTGGACTGCCGCATTGAAACCATCGCGAAAACCGGTCTGGTGGCCTTTTTCGATTTCGGCAGGGAGAAGACCCTCTGCTACCGCGCCGATATGGACGGACTTCCCATCGAGGAGGAAACCGGCGTCCCCTACGCCTCAGAAAACGAGGGCTGTATGCATGCGTGCGGTCACGACGGCCACATGGCCAATATGCTGGGCTTCGCCAGGATTCTGAACCGTTATAAGGAGGAAGGCGTCCGCTTCCACTACAACGCGCTGCTGCTGTTTCAGCCCGCAGAGGAAACGATTGAGGGCGCGCGGACCATCATCGGAACAGATTTGTTTAACGAATTCAATGTCACCGCGATCTTCGGCCTGCATATGTGGCCCTTCCTTGAGAAAGGAGAGATTACCACAAAGCCGGGACCGATGATGGCCAAATCAACGAATGTCCATATTGAAATCCACGGACTCAGCGCGCACTGCGGCGAGCCGGAAAAGGGGCACGACGCGCTGGTGGCCGCCTGCAGATTCATCGATCTCGTCTATGACTACAAAGACGAACACATCCGGGAACGCTCCGTCCTGAAGTTCGGAAAAATGCGGAGCGGAACCGTGCGGAACGCCATTTCGGATTATACCGTCATCGAGGGCACCATGCGGACCTTCGAAGAGCAGACGTGGAAAAAGCTGGTGAACGCCATGAAGCATTACGCCCGGCAGGTGGCGCGCAGGTATCAGGTCACCATCGACGTGGACACCTCCAAATATCATCCTGCGGTCGTAAACAGCCCCGAGCTTTACGACAAAGTAAAAGGAGAGCTTCTGGAGCACCACATGAATTTTGTCGCGCTCCGCCGGCCCTCCATGATCGCAGAGGATTTTTCCTTTTTCGAAAAGGAAATTCCGGGTCTGTTTTTCTGGCTGGGCACCGGAACCGGAATCCCGCTCCACGCCAGCACCTTTAACTTCGACGAATCCGTCCTGATCGAGGGAGTCAAGCTCTTCAACACGATTTTTACCGAATTCGACGATTTTAACGCGGCTCCGATTGAGGAACCCGCCGTCTAA
- a CDS encoding ABC transporter ATP-binding protein, producing MEVMKLENLSFSYGEHSILKGISCTFDAGKIYAIVGKSGAGKTTLLSLMSGLAEPTEGTIFCNGKEMKLEDKYEYRSRSIGVIFQDFNLLTKLTAVENVELSMEISAENSHKKIDRQANRDSAYGLLAEMGLRRDEADRRILKLSGGQQQRVAIARALSYGPDIILADEPTGNLDEETQREIMGIFRDLAKNGKCVIIVTHSSYVAECADEKIELKTVNHS from the coding sequence ATGGAAGTCATGAAACTTGAAAATCTAAGCTTTTCCTATGGAGAACATTCGATTCTGAAGGGAATCAGCTGCACGTTCGACGCCGGAAAAATCTATGCGATCGTCGGGAAATCAGGAGCGGGCAAAACCACGCTGCTGTCGCTGATGTCAGGGCTGGCAGAGCCGACGGAAGGAACGATCTTCTGTAATGGAAAGGAGATGAAATTAGAAGACAAATACGAGTACCGCAGCAGGAGCATCGGCGTCATCTTCCAGGATTTTAATCTTCTGACAAAGCTTACCGCGGTGGAAAATGTGGAGCTGTCCATGGAGATTTCCGCGGAGAACAGTCATAAAAAAATTGACCGGCAGGCGAACAGGGACAGTGCGTATGGACTGCTTGCAGAGATGGGTCTGCGCCGGGATGAGGCGGACCGGAGAATTCTGAAGCTGTCAGGCGGGCAGCAGCAGCGGGTCGCCATCGCCAGAGCGCTTTCCTACGGTCCGGACATCATCCTGGCGGATGAACCTACCGGAAACCTGGATGAAGAAACACAGCGCGAGATCATGGGGATATTCAGGGATCTCGCGAAAAACGGCAAATGTGTGATCATCGTGACGCATTCCTCCTATGTGGCGGAATGCGCCGATGAAAAAATCGAATTGAAAACGGTGAATCACAGTTAG
- a CDS encoding ABC transporter permease, which yields MFTIRNAMRNIARSKGRSLLIGIIVTIIALSVCIGLCIRQSSASARKAALENLSITAQISLDREQMMKNAQGSSGSFDKSKLAGSQLSLTQLKKYAKASAVKSFYYTLSAAADGAGGLEAYSTSSSSSSSSSSGSSGSGGKSGPGGMTQGEFTVTGYSSDEAMTEFVSGTYKITSGKMFTEGTDEMVCVISSELAKYNDLSVGDTIKIANPDKSSETYKLKIVGIYTNSRSSAEAAQQGGRMNAVDPANNILTSYNTLNKIVKASAAKYSGSSTTAISGNLNGTYVLGTMANYEKFKTQVEELGLSDKYTVSSQDLESYERSAQPLTQLAKFAGYFLIVILAVGAVILIVINIFSTRERKYEIGVLTAIGMKKRNVAKLFVTEILIIALAGVIVGGTVGSVASVPVTKALLSSQIASQQSRSSDMKQAFGRDNNGGGPSEAQQSQNSSGSSDTSGSSGTNSKSQAQSNAFSVSDISGSVNVTVLLELLIACVALAMLAGTVSVVAIMRYEPLQILSSRD from the coding sequence ATGTTTACTATCAGAAATGCAATGCGAAACATTGCGCGATCGAAGGGAAGGAGTCTTCTGATCGGGATCATCGTCACGATCATCGCGCTTTCTGTCTGCATCGGACTCTGCATCCGGCAGTCCTCGGCCAGCGCCAGAAAAGCAGCGCTGGAAAATCTGAGCATCACCGCGCAGATTTCTCTGGACCGTGAACAGATGATGAAGAATGCACAGGGAAGCTCAGGCTCCTTTGACAAATCTAAACTGGCGGGCTCACAGCTGTCTCTGACGCAGCTGAAAAAGTACGCGAAGGCGTCTGCGGTGAAATCCTTCTACTACACGCTGAGCGCGGCGGCGGACGGAGCCGGAGGCCTGGAGGCATACAGCACGTCATCATCGTCTTCATCTTCATCGTCGTCGGGCTCCTCGGGGAGCGGCGGAAAAAGCGGACCCGGCGGCATGACCCAGGGGGAATTCACCGTCACAGGCTATTCCTCGGATGAAGCGATGACAGAATTTGTCAGCGGCACGTATAAAATAACCTCCGGCAAAATGTTCACGGAGGGAACCGATGAAATGGTCTGCGTCATCTCCAGCGAGCTGGCGAAGTACAACGACCTTTCCGTAGGCGATACCATCAAAATCGCCAATCCCGACAAATCCAGCGAGACATACAAGCTGAAAATAGTCGGAATCTATACGAATTCCCGGAGCTCCGCGGAGGCGGCGCAGCAGGGCGGACGGATGAACGCCGTGGATCCGGCGAACAATATCCTCACCAGCTACAACACTCTGAACAAAATCGTCAAAGCCTCCGCCGCGAAATATTCCGGCAGCAGCACTACGGCGATCAGCGGAAACCTGAACGGGACCTATGTGCTGGGAACCATGGCTAACTATGAGAAGTTCAAGACTCAGGTGGAGGAGCTGGGGCTGTCCGACAAATACACAGTTTCCTCACAGGATCTGGAAAGCTACGAGCGGAGCGCGCAGCCGCTGACCCAGCTCGCGAAATTCGCCGGATACTTCCTGATTGTAATTCTGGCTGTGGGTGCTGTGATTCTGATTGTAATCAACATTTTCAGCACACGAGAGCGGAAGTATGAAATCGGCGTGCTGACCGCCATCGGCATGAAGAAAAGAAATGTGGCGAAGCTCTTTGTGACAGAGATCCTCATCATCGCGCTGGCGGGAGTAATCGTCGGAGGTACTGTCGGCTCGGTGGCGTCTGTGCCGGTGACAAAGGCTTTGCTGTCCTCGCAGATTGCCTCGCAGCAGAGTAGAAGCAGCGACATGAAGCAGGCGTTCGGCAGAGACAATAACGGAGGAGGACCGTCGGAGGCGCAGCAGTCTCAGAACTCGTCGGGATCTTCAGATACATCCGGTTCCTCCGGCACAAACAGTAAATCACAGGCGCAGAGCAACGCGTTCAGCGTTTCGGATATCTCCGGCTCGGTGAATGTGACCGTTCTTCTGGAGCTCCTGATTGCCTGTGTGGCGCTGGCAATGCTTGCGGGAACGGTATCCGTCGTCGCAATTATGCGGTATGAACCGCTTCAGATATTGTCCAGCCGTGACTGA
- a CDS encoding cation diffusion facilitator family transporter, with product MRKGQGKEKRTETKGELSSQKVIYRVSAVSITLNVLLAAFKFVAGILGNSAAMVSDAVHSASDVAGTVLVIIGAHLSGKEPDREHPYGHERMECVVSTLLADILFFVGALIGYHGLMKILHPESIAVPTLLPLAAALISIGTKEGLYWYTILSAKKINSVSLKAEAWHHRSDAMSSIGSFVGILGARLGYPVLDPLASVIIGVMIIKVSFDIFRETMDKMIDRKCDDEIIRRLQEEILSVEGVEHIDSLRTRQFGSRIYVDVEITMDGQLRLCEAHDTAEAVHRLLERENPEIKHCMVHVNPDTETEHGNAQPGGEKFQ from the coding sequence ATGAGAAAAGGGCAGGGAAAAGAAAAGAGGACAGAAACGAAGGGAGAGCTTTCGTCGCAGAAGGTGATTTATCGTGTGTCCGCGGTCAGCATTACGCTGAATGTTCTGCTGGCGGCGTTTAAATTCGTGGCAGGGATTCTGGGAAATTCCGCGGCGATGGTTTCGGATGCGGTGCATTCAGCCTCGGACGTGGCGGGAACGGTGCTGGTCATCATCGGCGCGCACCTTTCCGGAAAGGAGCCGGACCGGGAACATCCCTACGGTCACGAGCGGATGGAGTGCGTAGTATCGACACTTCTGGCGGATATTCTTTTCTTTGTGGGAGCATTAATCGGCTATCACGGCCTGATGAAGATCCTTCACCCGGAGAGCATTGCCGTCCCCACGCTGCTCCCGCTTGCGGCGGCGCTGATTTCCATCGGCACAAAGGAAGGCCTGTACTGGTATACGATTCTCTCCGCGAAAAAAATCAACTCGGTGTCGCTGAAGGCGGAGGCCTGGCACCATCGGTCGGATGCGATGAGCTCTATCGGGAGCTTTGTGGGAATTCTGGGAGCACGGCTGGGGTACCCGGTACTGGATCCGCTGGCCAGCGTAATCATCGGAGTGATGATCATCAAGGTTTCCTTCGACATATTCAGAGAGACGATGGACAAAATGATTGACCGGAAATGTGACGATGAGATTATCCGCAGGCTGCAGGAGGAAATTCTTTCTGTGGAGGGCGTGGAGCACATCGATTCCCTGCGGACGCGGCAGTTCGGCTCCAGAATCTATGTGGATGTGGAAATCACCATGGACGGACAGCTCCGGCTCTGTGAGGCTCATGATACCGCTGAAGCCGTTCACCGTCTGCTGGAACGGGAAAATCCCGAAATCAAGCACTGTATGGTCCACGTCAATCCGGATACGGAGACGGAGCATGGGAACGCGCAGCCGGGAGGTGAGAAATTCCAATGA
- a CDS encoding 3D domain-containing protein, whose amino-acid sequence MTLRKLILLNIILALICGALFVWYRMIPVPVLLQYQSVSGTRTVRVETRGKTVGAAVGELKSTDRQNIIVDTDRDAPIQTDMTIRIRRGTRAEAEIAGKKRSIVLYPGTIRENLKLNKISYDKDDIVRPALSGQATTATNLKVQVVDVKTRRKTVTVPAKNEVVFDRSLSSGTVSSTGGRDGKGVYKYITTYVNGKKTKEKAKLLSWVSRPKNNSVRFGTSKTGETGSVRYTRTFTGNCTAYYAGTNARGATGQVCHYGTCAVDPSVIPYGTKLYIEGYGVAVANDCGGAVKGNVIDLYMNSTSECIQWGRRYKKVYVLK is encoded by the coding sequence ATGACATTGCGAAAACTGATTCTTTTAAATATCATACTTGCGCTCATCTGCGGCGCGCTGTTCGTCTGGTATCGCATGATACCGGTCCCGGTTCTGCTGCAGTATCAGTCTGTTTCCGGCACCCGGACGGTCCGCGTTGAAACCAGAGGGAAAACGGTGGGCGCCGCCGTCGGGGAACTGAAATCCACCGACCGGCAGAATATTATCGTCGATACAGACCGCGACGCGCCGATTCAGACTGATATGACCATACGGATCCGCCGCGGAACCAGAGCCGAAGCGGAAATCGCCGGCAAAAAGCGCAGCATTGTCTTGTACCCCGGAACGATCAGGGAGAATCTGAAGCTGAACAAGATCAGCTATGACAAGGATGATATCGTCCGGCCCGCACTGTCCGGACAGGCGACAACCGCGACGAATCTGAAGGTTCAGGTCGTCGATGTGAAAACCCGCCGAAAGACTGTCACGGTACCGGCGAAGAACGAGGTTGTATTCGACCGCAGTCTCTCCTCCGGCACGGTATCTTCCACCGGCGGCAGGGATGGAAAGGGCGTGTACAAATATATCACGACTTATGTGAACGGAAAGAAAACGAAGGAAAAGGCGAAGCTTCTGAGCTGGGTGAGCAGGCCGAAGAATAATTCGGTTCGCTTCGGCACAAGTAAAACCGGTGAGACCGGCTCCGTCCGCTACACACGCACGTTTACAGGAAACTGCACCGCATATTACGCCGGCACAAACGCCAGAGGCGCGACAGGGCAGGTCTGCCATTACGGAACCTGCGCGGTGGATCCGTCTGTGATTCCTTACGGCACAAAGCTCTATATCGAGGGCTACGGCGTAGCCGTCGCGAATGACTGCGGAGGCGCGGTAAAGGGGAATGTGATCGACCTCTACATGAACAGCACCAGCGAGTGCATCCAGTGGGGCCGCCGCTACAAAAAAGTTTACGTTCTGAAATAA